From a single Silene latifolia isolate original U9 population chromosome 6, ASM4854445v1, whole genome shotgun sequence genomic region:
- the LOC141586751 gene encoding transcription factor TGA3-like, producing MSSTTVQVTNSATLGIYETPRAMSVWRDASKGIMHSSPDESSSMQAEARQENAFDYEYGSHDAMEHPITPEDAIRLSEKVKRRLAQNREAARKSRMRKKAYVQQLESSRMKLSQLELELQQTKQQVLYAGASMHPNLGFSGNGSMNTGLAKFEMEYGHWVGEQNQHNSELREALQANASDIELKILVEGGLHHYCNLFRIKVDAAKNDIFYLISGMWRTSVERFFHWIGGFRPSELLNILLPQLEPLTNQQMEEIVKLRYSSRQAEDALSRGMDKLQQTVMQLMFTEMVSMGLYGIQMASALEKLEAIEGFVTQADNLREQTLQLMYRILTPRQAARGLLALGEYFRRLRALSSLWNSRPRDPC from the exons ATGAGCTCAACCACAGTCCAAGTAACCAATTCCGCAACTCTGGGAATTTATGAAACCCCGAGAGCAATGAGTGTTTGGCGAGATGCCTCCAAAGGTATAATGCATTCCAGTCCAGATGAATCATCAAGCATGCAGGCGGAAGCCAGACAAGAGAACGCG TTTGATTACGAATATGGTTCTCATGACGCGATGGAACATCCCATAACTCCTGAAGATGCAATACGGCTGTCTGAAAAG GTGAAAAGGCGTTTAGCACAAAATCGAGAAGCTGCAAGGAAAAGTCGTATGAGGAAGAAG GCGTATGTTCAGCAATTAGAAAGCAGCCGTATGAAGTTGTCCCAATTAGAGTTGGAGCTTCAACAGACTAAACAGCAG GTTTTATATGCTGGAGCTTCGATGCATCCTAATCTAGGATTTTCTGGAAATGGAAGTATGAACACAG GATTAGCCAAATTCGAAATGGAGTACGGTCACTGGGTTGGAGAGCAAAATCAGCACAATTCTGAGCTTAGAGAAGCTCTACAAGCTAATGCTTCTGACATTGAGCTCAAAATCCTGGTCGAAGGTGGTTTGCATCATTATTGCAACCTTTTTCGTATTAAAGTAGATGCTGCAAAAAACGATATCTTCTATTTGATATCTGGGATGTGGAGAACATCAGTCGAGCGATTCTTTCACTGGATTGGAGGATTTCGACCCTCTGAACTTCTGAAT ATTCTCTTGCCACAACTCGAGCCCTTGACGAATCAACAGATGGAGGAGATTGTTAAACTACGATATTCATCTCGGCAAGCTGAGGATGCGTTATCTCGAGGAATGGATAAACTTCAGCAAACAGTGATGCAGTTGATGTTTACTGAGATGGTGAGTATGGGGCTGTATGGTATCCAGATGGCTTCTGCTTTGGAAAAGTTGGAAGCTATAGAAGGCTTTGTGACCCAG GCAGACAATCTACGCGAGCAAACCCTACAACTAATGTACCGGATCCTCACTCCCCGACAAGCAGCCCGAGGATTACTGGCATTAGGGGAGTACTTTCGTCGACTCCGTGCACTGAGTTCACTTTGGAATTCTCGTCCCCGTGATCCATGCTAA
- the LOC141587990 gene encoding uncharacterized protein LOC141587990, producing MTNNTATSTSDNSQIIDPSKNTIYSYAHVENPGLKITSTEFNGHNYEEWSQDFLLALLAKGKSGFLDGTIPKPASTDATYASWQLQNALVTAWLFNTLDSTIKRSISKRPEAKQVWLDIRSRFCQNNDARIYRLQADLVACHQGHTETIMAYYSRLITLWDESSEADPVPSCPCNPCSCSWVSIVDAWRERNKVRDFLIGLDERFDTARSQLLGINPLPTLNLIYNRLLQEESVRSLSTNKPESCPDSMAFATRMSHNPRPSGPPQTHHPRPTKPDNDDPNRPYCIACRRHGHLYPVCFRVMWEFPDW from the coding sequence ATGACGAACAACACCGCCACTTCCACCTCTGACAATTCCCAAATCATCGATCCTTCGAAAAACACGATCTATTCTTATGCTCATGTCGAAAACCCCGGCCTCAAGATTACCAGCACTGAGTTCAACGGTCACAATTACGAGGAATGGTCGCAAGACTTCCTCCTTGCTCTCTTAGCCAAAGGCAAAAGTGGATTCCTCGACGGCACGATTCCAAAACCGGCTTCCACAGATGCTACATACGCATCTTGGCAGTTGCAAAACGCTCTCGTGACGGCATGGCTGTTTAACACACTTGACTCGACTATCAAACGATCCATCTCGAAACGACCCGAAGCAAAACAGGTATGGCTCGACATCCGTTCTCGATTTTGCCAAAACAACGATGCCCGTATTTATCGCTTGCAGGCAGACTTGGTCGCTTGTCATCAAGGGCATACGGAGACGATTATGGCATACTATAGTCGACTTATCACCCTCTGGGATGAGTCCTCTGAAGCCGACCCGGTTCCTTCATGTCCATGCAACCCGTGTTCCTGCTCATGGGTTTCCATTGTCGATGCTTGGCGTGAACGCAATAAGGTGCGTGATTTTCTAATAGGTTTGGATGAGCGATTCGACACTGCTCGATCTCAATTGCTAGGTATCAACCCCCTGCCTACACTTAATCTTATTTATAATAGACTCCTTCAGGAAGAAAGTGTTCGTTCCTTGTCGACTAACAAACCCGAATCATGCCCCGACTCCATGGCTTTTGCCACCCGTATGTCCCACAATCCCCGACCCTCTGGACCACCCCAGACCCATCACCCTCGTCCCACGAAACCTGATAATGATGACCCAAATAGACCATACTGCATTGCTTGTCGTCGTCATGGTCACCTATATCCGGTTTGCTTCCGTGTTATGTGGGAGTTTCCCGACTGGTAG
- the LOC141658717 gene encoding uncharacterized protein LOC141658717 → MSYTCTSCLKESVNPTPRMAMTFEAHDGTGDYTLTAYTDNAERLLEVKVVALYSMPAQERNIYLGHVEDKLRNTKLYIQVVPGRSLFRTQELNSVLNQVSLI, encoded by the exons ATGTCATATACGTGTACTTCATGCCTAAAGGAAAGCGTCAATCCTACTCCACG AATGGCCATGACGTTTGAGGCACATGACGGGACTGGAGATTATACTCTCACTGCGTACACCGATAACGCAGAAAGGCTTCTGGAAGTGAAGGTTGTCGCCTTGTACTCCATGCCTGCACAG GAGCGCAACATCTACCTTGGCCATGTCGAGGACAAACTAAGGAATACTAAACTATACATTCAGGTTGTGCCAGGACGGTCTCTTTTCCGGACTCAGGAACTGAATTCGGTGCTCAATCAGGTTTCACTAATCTAA